A stretch of Halostagnicola kamekurae DNA encodes these proteins:
- the carA gene encoding glutamine-hydrolyzing carbamoyl-phosphate synthase small subunit translates to MTAAYVALEGGHVIEGRGRASGTARGELVFTTAYSGYEESLTDPSYEEQVLTFSYPLIGNYGVREERFESDRVHPRAVLARELTEDVAEWLESEGVPALDHIDTREVVTDIRDGGAMKCGIAVGEDVTPEDALEELEACKGMSEHTEIGEQVSVDDATVHGEDNDGETVALVDCGAKGSIVSSLLERDATVHVLPHDATVAEVEAIDPDVLFISNGPGDPANFEQAIALVEAFVEDTPVAGICLGQQVVARALGGSTEKMDFGHRGVNQPVLDLESKQVLMTTQNHGYTVAEPGEHLEVSQINVNDDTPEGLDGVEYDILTRQYHPEANPGPQDSLGFFDDVLAMGEQSARAVPADD, encoded by the coding sequence ATGACAGCAGCCTACGTAGCACTGGAAGGTGGCCACGTGATCGAGGGCCGTGGTCGTGCTTCGGGAACCGCTCGTGGGGAATTGGTTTTCACGACAGCGTACTCGGGATACGAAGAGAGTCTCACCGATCCCTCCTACGAGGAACAGGTGCTGACCTTTTCGTACCCACTGATCGGTAACTACGGCGTCCGAGAGGAACGCTTCGAGTCCGATCGCGTCCACCCGCGTGCGGTCCTCGCGCGGGAACTCACCGAGGACGTCGCCGAGTGGCTCGAGAGCGAGGGTGTCCCCGCACTCGACCACATCGACACGCGCGAGGTCGTCACCGACATCCGAGACGGCGGCGCGATGAAGTGCGGTATCGCCGTCGGCGAGGACGTCACTCCCGAGGACGCACTCGAGGAACTCGAGGCCTGCAAGGGCATGAGCGAACACACGGAGATCGGCGAGCAGGTAAGCGTCGACGACGCCACCGTTCACGGCGAGGACAACGACGGCGAGACGGTCGCGCTCGTCGACTGCGGCGCGAAGGGCTCGATCGTCTCCTCGCTGCTCGAGCGAGACGCGACGGTCCACGTCCTGCCCCACGACGCGACGGTCGCCGAGGTCGAGGCGATCGACCCCGACGTCCTGTTCATCTCGAACGGGCCGGGTGATCCCGCGAACTTCGAGCAGGCGATCGCGCTCGTCGAGGCGTTCGTCGAAGACACGCCCGTCGCGGGCATCTGTCTCGGCCAGCAGGTCGTCGCCCGCGCGCTCGGCGGCTCGACCGAGAAGATGGACTTCGGCCACCGCGGCGTCAACCAGCCCGTGCTCGACCTCGAGTCCAAGCAGGTGCTCATGACGACCCAGAACCACGGCTACACCGTCGCGGAACCGGGCGAACACCTCGAGGTTTCCCAGATCAACGTCAACGACGACACGCCGGAAGGCCTCGACGGGGTCGAGTACGACATCCTCACCCGTCAGTACCACCCCGAAGCCAACCCCGGCCCGCAGGACTCCCTCGGCTTCTTCGACGACGTGCTCGCGATGGGCGAACAGTCCGCTCGAGCGGTCCCGGCCGACGACTGA
- a CDS encoding SIMPL domain-containing protein has translation MDRRRLLAATAAGLTATTAGCLGSAMTGDEGQSGDDADSSGREIEVRAAGEVETEPDEAVVSVGIEATGDSAAAVRDELATRAETLRETFDDLEIPDDRVESGRYEVRTRYEESGYVGTHQFQVEIDDVDRVGEIIDASVEAGADDVGRVSFELSDERRAEMRDEAIDHALENADDEAAHIADNRGVELTGTKSVSTSNVDVQPVQYETSADASGSSGSGAPSTDIDSGPVSVRASATVVYSFE, from the coding sequence ATGGATCGACGACGACTCCTCGCAGCGACGGCCGCTGGATTGACCGCGACTACCGCAGGCTGCCTCGGCAGCGCCATGACTGGCGACGAGGGCCAATCCGGCGACGACGCCGACTCGAGCGGGCGCGAAATCGAAGTCAGGGCGGCCGGCGAAGTCGAAACGGAACCGGACGAAGCCGTAGTGAGCGTCGGCATCGAAGCGACGGGCGACAGCGCGGCGGCGGTCAGAGACGAACTGGCGACGCGAGCCGAAACGCTTCGAGAGACCTTCGACGACCTCGAGATTCCGGACGATCGCGTCGAGTCCGGGCGGTACGAGGTTCGAACCCGCTACGAAGAGTCGGGGTACGTCGGAACCCACCAGTTCCAGGTCGAAATCGACGACGTCGACCGCGTCGGTGAGATTATCGACGCGTCGGTCGAGGCCGGTGCCGACGACGTCGGGAGGGTGAGCTTCGAGTTGAGCGACGAGCGACGGGCAGAGATGCGCGACGAGGCGATCGACCACGCGCTCGAGAACGCCGACGACGAAGCCGCCCACATCGCCGACAATCGGGGCGTGGAACTCACCGGAACGAAGTCGGTCTCGACGAGCAACGTCGACGTGCAACCGGTCCAGTACGAAACGAGTGCGGACGCCAGCGGATCGAGCGGGTCTGGTGCACCGAGTACCGACATCGACTCCGGGCCGGTCAGCGTTCGCGCGAGCGCGACGGTCGTCTACTCCTTCGAGTAG